A part of Scyliorhinus canicula unplaced genomic scaffold, sScyCan1.1, whole genome shotgun sequence genomic DNA contains:
- the LOC119961043 gene encoding uncharacterized protein LOC119961043, which translates to MGEGLDHFIVRHQRGDGRRAGSFPGRRSEKGWIIPMVRIGEELDHSCGRDGRRVRSFLERVCEKGYIFPDEGMGEELDHYQERDGSGVRSFLARGWEKSWIVPERSVMMGNDGFVFSRKWGNDGFVYSWERGNDGFVYSWERDKDGFVYSRERGNDGFVYSWERDKDGFVYSRERGNDGFVFSRERGNDGFVFSRERGNDAFVYSWERDKDEFVYSRERGNDGFVFSRERGNDGFVYSRERSNGGFTYSWERDEDGFVYSREWGNDGFVFSRERGNDGFVYFGSGGMIDLSIPGRGVMMNLSIPRRGIMIDLSIPGRGGIMDLSIPGRGIMMDLSIPWRGIMMNLPIPRRGIMMDLSIPGEE; encoded by the coding sequence ATGGGAGAAGGGTTGGATCATTTCATAGTACGGCATCagagaggggatgggagaagggCTGGATCATTTCCGGGGAGAAGATCGGAGAAGGGTTGGATCATTCCCATGGTGAGAATAGGAGAAGAGTTGGATCATTCCTGTGGTAGAGATGGGAGAAGGGTTAGATCATTCTTAGAGAGGGTATGTGAGAAGGGTTACATCTTTCCCGATGAGGGAATGGGAGAAGAGTTGGATCATTACCAGGAAAGGGATGGGAGTGGAGTCAGATCTTTCCTGGCGAGGGGATGGGAGAAGAGTTGGATCGTTCCTGAGAGATCTGTTATGATGGGTAATGATGGATTTGTCTTTTCCCGGAAGTGGGGTAATGATGGATTTGTCTATTCCTGGGAGAGGGGTAATGATGGCTTTGTCTATTCCTGGGAGAGGGATAAGGATGGATTTGTCTATTcccgggagagggggaatgatggATTTGTCTATTCCTGGGAGAGGGATAAGGATGGATTTGTCTATTcccgggagagggggaatgatggATTTGTCTTTTcccgggagagggggaatgatggATTTGTCTTTTCCCGGGAGAGGGGTAATGATGCATTTGTCTATTCCTGGGAGAGGGATAAGGATGAATTTGTCTATTcccgggagagggggaatgatggATTTGTCTTTTCCCGGGAGAGGGGTAATGATGGATTTGTCTATTCCCGGGAGAGGAGTAATGGTGGATTTACCTATTCCTGGGAGAGGGATGAGGATGGATTTGTCTATTCCCGGGAGTGGGGTAATGATGGATTTGTCTTTTCCCGAGAAAGGGGTAAtgatggatttgtctatttcggGAGTGGGGGAATGATAGATTTGTCTATTCCTGGGAGAGGGGTAATGATGAATTTGTCTATTCCCAGGAGAGGGATAATGATAGATTTGTCTATTCCTGGGAGAGGGGGAATAATGGATTTGTCTATTCCTGGGAGAGGGATAATGATGGATTTGTCTATTCCCTGGAGAGGGATAATGATGAATTTGCCTATTCCCAGGAGAGGGATAATGATGGATTTGTCTATTCCAGGAGAGGAGTAA